The following proteins are encoded in a genomic region of Antricoccus suffuscus:
- a CDS encoding class I SAM-dependent methyltransferase translates to MGTYTDRILPRFMDRVMRNEEFGRIRARVADGLSGQVLEIGFGSGLNVRYYPTAVDRVLAVEPAMKGRELAERRIAAGKVPVEYVGLDGQKLDVPDASVDHVLTTWTLCTIPDAGLALAEIARVLRPGGALHFAEHGRSPDSKVARWQDRLTPIQRRIAGGCHLNRAIEDLIGASSLELTSLTNYYVESPKPLGYMYEGVATKTPN, encoded by the coding sequence ATGGGTACCTACACCGACCGAATACTGCCGCGTTTCATGGACCGCGTCATGCGCAACGAGGAGTTCGGCCGCATCCGCGCCCGGGTGGCCGACGGACTTAGCGGTCAGGTGCTTGAGATCGGCTTCGGTTCGGGACTCAACGTCCGTTATTACCCGACTGCGGTCGACCGCGTCCTCGCCGTCGAACCGGCGATGAAGGGACGAGAGCTTGCCGAACGCCGGATAGCAGCCGGGAAGGTGCCCGTCGAGTACGTCGGCCTCGACGGACAGAAACTCGATGTTCCTGACGCGAGTGTCGATCATGTGCTTACTACCTGGACGCTGTGCACCATCCCCGATGCGGGCCTTGCGCTCGCCGAGATCGCCCGAGTGTTGCGGCCCGGCGGGGCGCTGCATTTCGCCGAGCATGGCCGATCGCCGGATTCAAAGGTGGCCCGCTGGCAGGACCGGCTGACTCCTATCCAGCGCAGGATCGCCGGTGGCTGCCATCTGAACCGCGCGATCGAGGACCTGATCGGAGCGTCCAGTCTTGAGCTGACGAGCCTGACCAACTACTACGTCGAATCACCGAAACCGCTCGGCTACATGTATGAGGGCGTCGCGACCAAGACCCCGAACTAG
- a CDS encoding MerR family transcriptional regulator, translating into MFNIGEFARMGRVSVRMLRHYDAIGLLRPARVDPFSGYRSYEAAQLKRLNRLVALKDLGFSLEQVGAVLDEKVDTSELRGMLRLRQAQLAEQLAADTDRLGRVEARLRMIEREGTMSTNNVTVESVEPVLVARLSGVAKSNDSADVGPVVQGLYGELTGVLQSEGIQMAGPAIATYEPAPDGALAVGAGITVGPGVSGDAVEVIELPAIDQAAVYVHHGAMATIGEAYQILATWIEDNGYRTDGTAREVYLVGHPDPEETWQTALQMPISGN; encoded by the coding sequence ATGTTCAACATCGGAGAGTTCGCCAGGATGGGCCGGGTTTCGGTCCGCATGCTGAGGCATTACGACGCCATCGGCCTACTTCGTCCGGCCCGCGTGGATCCGTTCAGCGGCTACCGCTCGTACGAGGCGGCGCAGCTGAAACGGCTCAACCGGCTGGTCGCGCTTAAGGATCTCGGTTTCAGCCTCGAGCAGGTCGGCGCGGTCCTCGACGAGAAGGTCGATACGTCGGAACTGCGCGGCATGCTGCGGCTTCGTCAGGCGCAGCTGGCCGAACAGCTCGCCGCAGACACCGATCGACTCGGTCGCGTTGAGGCGAGACTTCGAATGATCGAAAGAGAAGGCACCATGAGCACGAACAACGTCACCGTCGAGAGCGTCGAACCAGTCCTCGTCGCGCGGCTGTCTGGAGTCGCGAAAAGCAACGACAGCGCCGATGTCGGGCCCGTCGTACAGGGTTTGTACGGCGAACTGACCGGCGTACTTCAGAGCGAGGGCATCCAGATGGCCGGCCCGGCAATCGCGACCTACGAACCGGCGCCCGACGGTGCGCTTGCTGTCGGAGCGGGAATCACCGTCGGCCCGGGAGTCAGCGGCGATGCGGTCGAGGTGATCGAACTGCCGGCGATCGACCAGGCGGCGGTATACGTCCACCACGGCGCGATGGCGACGATCGGCGAGGCCTACCAGATCCTCGCGACGTGGATCGAGGACAACGGCTACCGCACCGACGGTACGGCGCGCGAGGTCTATCTCGTTGGCCATCCCGATCCCGAGGAGACCTGGCAGACCGCACTGCAGATGCCGATCAGCGGCAACTAA